Proteins from one Desulfonema limicola genomic window:
- the purF gene encoding amidophosphoribosyltransferase codes for MTDDKPRESCGLFGIHGHPEAARLNYFGLYALQHRGQESAGIAVVRDNNILSHKGMGLVSDVFDINHFQELDGETAVGHVRYSTTGSSILSNAQPFVVHHRNKSYAVAHNGNLVNAHSLKQELEENGSIFQTTMDSEVFLHFFVNNLKYGFEQALSYTVSRLKGAFSFILMTSKNELIGIKDPNGFRPLCLGKLGGSYVLASESCALDLVQAEFIRELDPGEIVVINENGIKSLRSPTPKTSNFCIFEFIYFARPDSTIYGKNVYTVRKAHGKRLAQESHVDADLVMPFPDSGTYAALGYSEQSGIPFEMGMIRNHYVGRTFIQPTQNMRDFSVRIKLNPVRELLKGKDIIIIEDSIIRGTTVKTRVKALREIGVKRIHMRVSGPPHRFPCHYGIDFSTKGELIASSKTVQELSDYLGLDSLYYLSLKGLLEATGIENPENYFCKACFDGCYPVHFEQNLSKNCLEQR; via the coding sequence ATGACAGATGACAAACCACGCGAATCATGCGGATTATTTGGTATTCACGGGCATCCTGAAGCTGCCAGACTGAATTATTTCGGTCTTTATGCTCTTCAGCACCGGGGACAGGAAAGCGCCGGAATTGCTGTAGTCAGAGATAACAATATTTTATCTCATAAAGGCATGGGCTTAGTTTCTGATGTATTTGATATTAACCATTTTCAAGAACTTGACGGAGAAACTGCGGTAGGGCATGTGCGCTACTCTACAACAGGCAGTTCAATTCTTTCCAATGCCCAGCCCTTTGTAGTTCATCACAGGAATAAATCCTATGCTGTGGCCCATAACGGCAATCTTGTCAATGCCCACAGCCTGAAACAAGAGCTTGAAGAAAACGGCTCAATCTTCCAGACAACAATGGACAGCGAGGTTTTTCTCCATTTTTTTGTCAATAATCTCAAATATGGTTTTGAACAGGCTCTCAGCTATACGGTCTCACGCCTTAAAGGAGCTTTTTCATTTATCCTCATGACAAGTAAAAACGAACTTATCGGCATAAAAGATCCTAATGGGTTCAGACCCCTTTGTCTTGGAAAACTTGGGGGAAGCTATGTCCTGGCATCAGAATCATGCGCCCTGGATCTTGTCCAGGCTGAATTTATAAGAGAGCTTGATCCCGGAGAGATTGTAGTAATTAATGAAAACGGGATTAAAAGCCTTAGATCCCCTACACCTAAAACAAGCAATTTCTGTATTTTTGAATTTATCTATTTTGCAAGACCTGACAGCACAATATACGGCAAAAATGTTTACACAGTCCGTAAAGCACACGGAAAAAGGCTGGCCCAGGAATCCCATGTGGATGCAGACCTTGTAATGCCTTTTCCTGATTCAGGAACCTATGCAGCCCTGGGTTATTCCGAACAATCAGGCATTCCCTTTGAAATGGGAATGATAAGAAATCATTATGTAGGAAGAACCTTTATTCAGCCGACCCAGAACATGAGGGATTTTAGTGTAAGAATCAAGCTTAACCCTGTCAGGGAATTATTAAAAGGCAAGGACATTATTATTATTGAAGATTCAATTATCAGGGGAACGACAGTAAAAACCCGTGTCAAAGCATTAAGGGAAATAGGCGTAAAAAGAATCCACATGAGAGTCAGCGGCCCTCCCCACAGGTTTCCATGTCATTACGGCATTGACTTTTCCACAAAAGGCGAACTTATTGCATCAAGCAAAACAGTGCAGGAACTCAGTGACTACCTGGGACTTGACAGTCTCTACTATCTCAGCCTTAAAGGGCTTCTGGAAGCAACAGGGATTGAAAACCCGGAAAACTATTTCTGCAAAGCATGTTTTGACGGATGTTATCCTGTTCATTTTGAACAAAACCTTTCCAAAAACTGCCTTGAACAAAGATAA
- the carB gene encoding carbamoyl-phosphate synthase large subunit codes for MPKRTDIKKILIIGAGPIIISQACEFDYSGTQACKALKEEGYEVVLVNSNPATIMTDPETAHRTYIEPVIPEAVAMIIERERPDALLPTLGGQTGLNTAIAVAKMGVLEKFGVEMIGASVESIQKAEDRELFRNAMNKIGLRIPKSGFARTMKDVKAVSDEIGFPIIVRPAFTLGGTGGGVAYNPEELELIAKSGLDASLISQVMLEESVLGWKEYELEVMRDKNDNVVIICSIENLDPMGIHTGDSITVAPAQTLSDKEYQMLRNASIDIMREIGVDTGGSNVQFAINPVDGEMIVVEMNPRVSRSSALASKATGYPIAKIAAKLAVGYTLDELPNDITSTTAASFEPTLDYCVIKIPRWTFEKFPETRDYLTTAMKSVGETMSIGRTFKEAFQKAVRSLETGRYGFGADGRDIEDIEGKAPAIEDIEQKLATPNSQRIFYLRYALLHGMSVESIYELTGIDPWFLFQLKDIVELEKQIAGQKDACSNTFLDKDLFYHAKSWGFSDIQIAHLTGSTEKEVEKYRKSLGIRPVYKLVDTCAAEFKASTPYYYSAYEQENEARVSDKKKVIILGGGPNRIGQGIEFDYCCVHASFALREMDVESIMVNSNPETVSTDYDTSDKLYFEPLTREDVLHIVETEKPFGVIVQFGGQTPLNLAVPLHEAGVPILGTQPESIDRAEDRELFQVMLNKLNLVQPDNGTAVNVEEAGIVAEKIGYPVVVRPSYVLGGRAMKIVYSRDELENFTKLAIQASGGHPVLIDKFLENAVEVDVDAISDGKTTIIGGIMEHIEAAGVHSGDSACVLPPRTLSPEIIEQIIQATKAMSAELNVIGLMNVQYAVRDGQLFIIEVNPRASRTIPFVSKATGVPLARLAAKVMLGSSLAELGLTHEIIPSHISVKEAVLPFDRFPDVDTLLGPEMKSTGEVMGIDSQFGRAYAKAQLGAGQKLPLSGTVFISVQDSDKESMLPAAQRFIKTGFNIMATYGTSAFLNKHGIANTPINKVSYGRPHAVDAIKNGEIQLVINTGEGDETRRDGYKIRRAAIKFCIPYATTIAGASAMSQGIEALTENRISVKTIQEYKADMKI; via the coding sequence ATGCCAAAAAGAACAGATATAAAAAAAATCCTTATTATCGGAGCCGGGCCGATTATTATCAGCCAGGCATGTGAATTTGACTATTCAGGAACCCAGGCCTGCAAAGCTTTGAAAGAAGAAGGCTATGAAGTAGTCCTGGTAAACAGTAATCCTGCAACCATAATGACAGATCCGGAAACAGCTCACCGCACCTATATTGAACCTGTAATTCCTGAAGCTGTTGCCATGATTATAGAAAGAGAACGTCCCGATGCTCTTTTGCCCACCCTGGGAGGCCAGACCGGTCTTAATACAGCTATTGCAGTTGCAAAAATGGGTGTTTTGGAAAAATTCGGGGTTGAAATGATCGGTGCATCAGTTGAATCTATTCAAAAAGCTGAAGACCGGGAACTTTTCAGAAATGCCATGAATAAAATAGGGCTTAGGATTCCCAAAAGCGGGTTTGCCAGGACAATGAAGGACGTAAAAGCTGTTTCCGATGAAATAGGATTTCCCATTATTGTCAGACCTGCATTTACCCTGGGCGGAACAGGGGGCGGTGTTGCCTATAACCCTGAAGAGCTTGAACTAATAGCCAAGTCAGGGCTGGATGCCAGCCTTATTTCCCAGGTAATGCTGGAAGAATCCGTGCTTGGCTGGAAGGAATATGAGCTTGAGGTAATGCGGGACAAAAACGATAATGTGGTTATTATCTGTTCCATAGAAAACCTTGATCCAATGGGCATTCATACAGGAGACAGCATAACGGTTGCTCCGGCTCAGACCCTTTCTGACAAAGAATATCAAATGCTCAGAAACGCATCCATTGATATTATGCGGGAAATCGGGGTTGATACGGGCGGCTCCAATGTCCAGTTTGCCATAAACCCGGTTGACGGTGAAATGATAGTTGTTGAAATGAACCCCAGGGTTTCCCGAAGCTCTGCTCTTGCTTCAAAAGCCACAGGCTACCCTATTGCCAAGATTGCAGCAAAGCTTGCTGTCGGCTATACACTGGATGAACTGCCTAATGATATTACAAGCACAACAGCAGCTTCATTTGAACCAACTCTGGACTATTGTGTTATTAAGATACCGCGCTGGACATTTGAAAAATTTCCTGAAACAAGGGATTACCTGACCACAGCCATGAAATCTGTGGGAGAAACCATGTCAATTGGAAGAACCTTTAAGGAAGCCTTTCAAAAAGCCGTCAGATCCCTTGAAACAGGCAGATATGGTTTTGGAGCTGACGGCAGGGATATTGAAGATATTGAAGGCAAAGCTCCTGCAATAGAAGATATTGAACAAAAACTGGCAACCCCGAATTCCCAGAGGATTTTTTATCTGCGTTATGCTTTACTCCACGGCATGTCAGTTGAATCTATTTATGAACTTACAGGAATAGACCCCTGGTTTTTGTTTCAATTAAAAGATATTGTTGAACTTGAAAAACAAATTGCAGGTCAAAAAGATGCCTGTTCAAACACATTTTTGGATAAAGACCTTTTTTATCATGCAAAATCCTGGGGATTTTCAGATATTCAAATTGCCCATTTAACAGGTTCCACAGAAAAAGAAGTTGAAAAATACCGTAAATCCCTTGGAATCAGGCCTGTTTATAAACTTGTTGATACCTGTGCTGCTGAATTTAAAGCATCAACACCTTATTATTATTCAGCCTATGAGCAGGAAAATGAAGCCAGGGTTTCAGATAAAAAAAAGGTAATCATTCTTGGGGGAGGGCCAAACCGCATTGGACAGGGAATAGAATTTGACTATTGCTGTGTTCATGCATCCTTTGCCCTGCGTGAAATGGATGTGGAAAGCATTATGGTCAACAGCAACCCTGAAACTGTAAGCACAGACTATGATACCTCTGACAAGCTCTATTTTGAACCTCTTACCCGTGAGGATGTACTTCATATTGTAGAAACTGAAAAACCATTTGGAGTAATAGTCCAGTTTGGAGGACAGACCCCGCTGAATCTGGCAGTTCCCCTGCATGAAGCAGGAGTTCCAATACTGGGAACCCAGCCTGAAAGCATTGACAGGGCTGAAGACCGGGAATTGTTCCAGGTAATGCTCAATAAACTTAACCTGGTTCAGCCTGATAACGGCACTGCTGTAAATGTGGAAGAAGCAGGAATAGTGGCAGAAAAAATCGGGTATCCCGTAGTAGTGCGGCCTTCCTATGTGCTGGGCGGCAGGGCAATGAAAATTGTTTACAGCCGGGACGAACTGGAAAATTTCACAAAACTGGCAATACAGGCTTCCGGCGGGCATCCAGTGCTTATAGACAAATTTCTTGAAAATGCAGTTGAGGTTGATGTTGATGCAATCTCTGATGGAAAAACAACTATAATCGGCGGAATCATGGAACATATTGAAGCAGCAGGGGTACATTCTGGTGATTCAGCCTGTGTCCTGCCGCCCAGAACCTTAAGCCCTGAGATCATAGAGCAGATCATCCAGGCAACCAAGGCCATGTCAGCAGAACTTAATGTAATAGGGCTTATGAATGTTCAATATGCTGTAAGAGACGGGCAGTTATTCATAATTGAGGTTAATCCCAGAGCTTCCAGGACAATTCCTTTTGTCAGCAAAGCCACAGGTGTTCCCTTAGCCAGGCTTGCAGCAAAGGTAATGCTGGGCAGTTCCCTGGCAGAACTTGGACTTACACATGAAATTATACCTTCCCATATTTCAGTTAAAGAAGCAGTACTTCCTTTTGACCGGTTCCCGGATGTTGACACCCTTTTAGGCCCTGAAATGAAATCCACAGGCGAGGTTATGGGAATAGATTCCCAGTTTGGCCGTGCCTATGCCAAAGCTCAACTGGGAGCAGGCCAGAAACTGCCCTTGTCAGGCACTGTGTTTATAAGTGTGCAAGACAGTGACAAAGAATCCATGCTGCCTGCTGCACAGCGTTTTATCAAAACTGGTTTTAATATAATGGCAACCTATGGAACTTCAGCATTTTTAAATAAACACGGTATTGCCAATACACCAATCAACAAGGTTTCATACGGTCGCCCCCATGCAGTTGATGCTATAAAAAACGGTGAAATACAACTGGTTATCAACACAGGTGAAGGTGATGAAACCAGGCGTGATGGATACAAAATCAGGAGAGCAGCTATTAAATTCTGCATCCCTTATGCAACAACAATTGCAGGTGCAAGCGCTATGAGCCAGGGAATTGAGGCTTTGACTGAAAACAGGATTTCTGTAAAAACCATTCAGGAATACAAAGCAGACATGAAGATTTAA
- a CDS encoding toxin, with amino-acid sequence MKIIWDEAKNNLLKTERGISFEDFVRKIEEGRLLDDIKHPNTDKYPDQKVFIVDMEDDEIILKTAFPSRKMTKKDIGAKK; translated from the coding sequence ATGAAGATAATATGGGATGAAGCAAAGAATAATTTATTGAAGACTGAAAGAGGTATTTCTTTCGAAGATTTTGTCAGAAAAATTGAAGAAGGAAGGTTATTGGATGATATAAAACATCCGAATACAGATAAATACCCTGATCAGAAAGTTTTTATTGTGGATATGGAAGATGACGAAATAATTCTTAAAACAGCATTTCCCAGCAGAAAAATGACAAAAAAAGATATAGGAGCCAAAAAATAA
- the bamE gene encoding outer membrane protein assembly factor BamE domain-containing protein produces MKTNQFKLICIIASLICFSLVLTSCGYKISKDNYEKIQTGMTTEQVIKILGEPTESSSANILGISGTSSKWIKGNILISIQFVNDKVRLKNFSDTYTK; encoded by the coding sequence ATGAAAACAAACCAATTCAAGCTTATCTGTATTATTGCATCATTAATTTGTTTTTCCCTTGTTTTGACATCATGCGGCTACAAAATCAGCAAGGATAATTATGAAAAAATTCAAACAGGAATGACAACAGAACAGGTAATAAAAATTCTCGGAGAACCCACAGAATCCTCAAGTGCCAACATTCTGGGAATTTCAGGCACTTCATCTAAATGGATCAAAGGAAATATTCTCATATCCATTCAATTTGTGAACGATAAAGTCAGGTTAAAGAATTTTTCAGATACCTATACAAAATAA
- the carA gene encoding glutamine-hydrolyzing carbamoyl-phosphate synthase small subunit — translation MKALLALEDGRTFTCKSFTGPGETWGEVVFNTSMTGYQEVLTDPSYKGQIVTMTYPLIGNYGINQEDIESGQIQVSGFIIKEYQDNPSNFRSTSTLAQYLKDQDIMGIEGLDTRALTRHIRNAGAMKGIISSIDLDPESLVKRVKDVPDITGRDLVKDVTTAVPYYWDQGPVLFPRGSVLDKSIWKHRGEKHSIAAFDFGIKYNILRCLEAENFEIAVVPASTSPDIIKQMEPDGIFLSNGPGDPEPVTYAIETIQQLIGYRPMFGICLGQQILGLALGGKTFKLKFGHRGANQPVKNLATGKIEITSQNHGFSVDKKSLDMDNIDITHINLNDNTLEGLKHKKHPLFSVQYHPEASPGPHDSRYLFNDFKKMITA, via the coding sequence ATGAAAGCATTATTAGCACTTGAAGACGGGCGGACATTTACCTGTAAGTCATTTACCGGGCCTGGGGAAACATGGGGAGAGGTTGTATTTAATACGAGTATGACAGGATACCAGGAAGTACTTACAGATCCATCATATAAAGGCCAGATTGTTACCATGACCTATCCTTTGATAGGAAACTACGGGATTAATCAAGAAGATATTGAATCAGGGCAGATCCAGGTTTCAGGATTTATTATAAAAGAATACCAGGATAATCCCAGCAATTTCCGATCAACCTCCACCCTTGCCCAATATCTTAAAGATCAGGATATTATGGGCATTGAAGGACTGGATACAAGGGCATTGACCCGTCATATACGCAATGCCGGAGCCATGAAAGGCATAATATCAAGCATAGACCTTGATCCAGAATCCCTGGTAAAAAGAGTTAAGGATGTTCCAGATATAACGGGCCGGGATTTGGTTAAGGATGTAACCACGGCAGTTCCCTATTACTGGGATCAAGGCCCTGTACTTTTTCCCAGGGGCAGCGTACTGGATAAAAGCATATGGAAGCACAGGGGAGAAAAACATTCAATAGCTGCATTTGACTTTGGAATTAAATATAATATTTTAAGATGCCTGGAAGCTGAAAACTTTGAAATTGCAGTAGTCCCTGCATCAACAAGCCCTGACATAATAAAACAGATGGAACCAGATGGTATTTTTCTTTCCAACGGTCCTGGAGATCCTGAACCAGTAACCTATGCCATAGAAACAATACAGCAGCTCATAGGATATAGACCAATGTTTGGAATCTGTCTTGGTCAGCAGATTCTTGGACTTGCCCTGGGCGGAAAAACCTTTAAACTCAAGTTCGGACACAGGGGAGCAAACCAGCCTGTAAAAAATCTTGCAACAGGAAAAATAGAAATAACTTCTCAAAACCACGGTTTTTCAGTAGATAAAAAAAGCCTGGACATGGATAATATTGATATTACACATATAAACTTAAACGATAATACCCTGGAAGGATTAAAGCATAAAAAACATCCTCTTTTTTCAGTTCAATACCACCCTGAAGCATCACCTGGCCCCCATGATTCCAGGTATTTGTTCAATGATTTTAAAAAAATGATAACAGCCTGA
- a CDS encoding menaquinone biosynthesis family protein yields MKKKLSLGYSPCPNDTFIFYALAHNKIDLHDLEFSIKLEDVETLNQYAKKGMLDISKLSFAAIGHVQETYALLRSGAALGRGCGPLIVAKKGIELSDLKNINIAVPGMWTTACLLLRLFLETQPKIRAMTFDQIMPGIARGDFDAGVIIHEGRFTYENYGLTCLADLGQWWEQKKSLPIPLGGIAIRRDIDLETAIKVQTAIHESTAYAFSHKNETDEYIQSHAQEMSDHVIKQHIELYVNDFTLNLDHEGETAVNTLFKEAENLGIIPRHTKSLFAC; encoded by the coding sequence ATGAAAAAAAAACTTTCCCTGGGATATTCACCATGCCCTAACGATACCTTTATATTTTATGCACTGGCACATAATAAAATTGATCTTCATGATCTTGAGTTTTCCATAAAGCTTGAAGATGTGGAAACCCTCAACCAGTATGCAAAAAAAGGTATGCTTGACATATCAAAATTATCCTTTGCTGCCATAGGCCATGTCCAGGAAACATACGCACTGCTCCGCAGCGGGGCTGCCCTGGGAAGAGGATGCGGGCCTTTGATTGTTGCAAAAAAAGGGATTGAGCTTTCAGATTTAAAAAATATCAATATTGCAGTTCCAGGCATGTGGACAACTGCCTGCCTGCTTTTAAGACTTTTCCTGGAAACACAGCCAAAGATTAGGGCCATGACATTTGACCAGATAATGCCTGGTATTGCCAGGGGGGACTTTGATGCCGGGGTAATTATCCATGAAGGAAGATTTACCTATGAAAACTACGGTTTAACCTGTCTTGCAGACCTGGGGCAGTGGTGGGAACAGAAAAAATCCCTGCCCATTCCCCTGGGAGGCATTGCTATTAGAAGGGACATAGACCTTGAGACTGCAATAAAGGTGCAGACTGCCATACATGAAAGCACTGCCTATGCTTTTTCCCATAAAAATGAAACTGATGAATATATCCAGTCCCATGCACAGGAAATGTCTGATCATGTAATAAAACAGCATATAGAACTTTATGTAAATGATTTTACCCTTAACCTGGATCATGAAGGTGAAACTGCTGTAAACACTCTTTTTAAAGAAGCAGAAAACTTGGGAATTATACCCAGGCACACAAAATCCTTGTTTGCCTGTTAA